A window of the Ostrea edulis chromosome 1, xbOstEdul1.1, whole genome shotgun sequence genome harbors these coding sequences:
- the LOC125652241 gene encoding uncharacterized protein LOC125652241 encodes MPVAGGGGTDSLTSSSEDSMAEKGQRDRTPDCAGKDKTLENGDKDDSSNQDTCEKTTKIRTDGKPDDRDYQYQELLSFLYDSLKTEHPELWEQQTTKIRIPAVYCVRKGRKTVLLNFIDICKAGSIDIRNRVCLKGNFKPAGLQTIISKYVKEYVMCASCKSFHTLLIRETLLLFLHCEGCGSRRVVDAVKFGFRAITSRISHR; translated from the exons ATGCCTGTAGCGGGAGGAGGAGGCACAGATTCTTTGACGTCATCATCAGAAGACTCGATGGCCGAGAAAGGACAGAGAGATCGAACACCTGATTGTGCGGGCAAGGATAAAACACTGGAAAATGGCGATAAAG ACGACTCTTCCAATCAGGATACCTGTGAAAAAACCACGAAAATCCGGACCGACGGGAAACCAGATGATAGAGACTATCAGTACCAAGAA CTTTTAAGTTTTCTGTATGATTCCCTAAAAACGGAACATCCCGAGCTCTGGGAACAGCAGACGACCAAAATCCGGATCCCGGCAGTGTACTGCGTCAGAAAGGGGAGGAAAACGGTCTTGTTAAACTTCATAGACATCTGTAAAGC TGGATCAATCGACATCAGAAACAGGGTTTGTTTGAAAGGCAATTTTAAACCAGCTGGACTACAGacaatcatttcaaaatatgtca AAGAGTACGTTATGTGTGCATCATGTAAATCATTTCACACACTTCTGATTCGGGAAACACTTCTTCTCTTTCTTCACTGTGAGGGGTGCGGATCTAGACGGGTGGTGGACGCTGTCAAGTTTGGCTTCCGGGCGATTACCTCTAGGATTAGTCACCGATAG
- the LOC125652198 gene encoding eukaryotic translation initiation factor 2 subunit 2: protein MAEDELLPFDPTNMKKKKKKKKVPFELDGGAEEAETPSPAPPEETPEVKTEEKPSDKADDDFSLDFGIKKKKKKKKAFDLNDMEENLPEPEPEKESAEPEATEGAEEEMNFNLPLKKKKKKKTVDFSMIDNLDSEKQNEGDNDLEDRFGSVVPEGKAWLATDRDYTYDELLTRVFDIIREKNPDMVAGEKKKFIMRPPQVLKVGTRKSSFANFSDICRLLHRQPKHVLAFLLAELGTSGSVDGNNQLIIKGKYNQKQIENVLRRYIKEYVTCHTCRSPDTLLQKDTRIFFLQCETCGSRCSVTSIKSGFQAVTGKRAAIRAKTA, encoded by the exons ATGGCTGAAGATGAACTG TTACCTTTTGACCCcacaaatatgaaaaaaaagaagaagaaaaagaaggtACCCTTTGAATTGGATGGTGGGGCAGAAGAAGCAGAAACCCCCAGTCCAGCACCCCCCGAGGAGACACCTGAAGTAAAGACCGAGGAAAAGCCTTCAGATAAAGCAGATGATG atttttcacTGGACTTTggtattaaaaagaaaaagaagaagaaaaaagcatTTGATCTAAATGATATGGAGGAAAATTTACCAGAACCA GAACCTGAAAAGGAGAGTGCAGAACCAGAGGCCACAGAGGGGGCTGAGGaggaaatgaattttaatttaccactgaagaagaaaaagaaaaagaagactGTGGATTTCAGTATGATTGATAATCTGGACTCGGAAAAACAGAATGAAG GAGACAATGACCTTGAAGACCGATTTGGAAGTGTTGTTCCGGAGGGAAAAGCCTGGCTGGCCACTGACAGAGATTACACATATGATGAG TTACTGACACGGGTGTTTGACATCATACGAGAGAAGAACCCAGACATGGTAGCAGGGGAGAAGAAGAAATTCATAATGAGACCCCCACAGGTGCTCAAAGTTGGAACAAGGAAGTCATCGTTTGCAAATTTCTCAGATATTTGCAGATT aTTGCATCGACAACCAAAACACGTCTTGGCATTCCTATTAGCAGAGTTAGGAACAAG TGGCTCAGTGGATGGCAACAATCAGCTCATTATTAAAGGAAAGTACAACCAGAAACAGATTGAGAACGTCCTCAGGAGATATATCA AGGAATACGTGACATGCCATACCTGTAGGTCGCCTGATACCCTCCTTCAAAAGGACACAAGGATTTTCTTTTTACAGTGCGAGACTTGTGGATCCAGATGTTCAGTAACTAGCATTAAATCCGGATTCCAGGCTGTTACAGGCAAAAGAGCTGCTATCCGAGCAAAGACAGCTTGA
- the LOC125652226 gene encoding glycolipid transfer protein-like isoform X2: MFNFLSAAFGKAFSPVKSDINGNIEKLQKKFEMDKELFVTLNAMLDDELANKKTDLAKIGGLWLMRGLRFLQKFMQLLIEEYREGSKEENMKQIITAAYETTLKKYHGFIVKKVFSGVSSLAPYRKDYLLKMAFGKEGLEEQVINDMAVYLETMDPLLDALGQLFKDKGLDTDDKV; encoded by the exons ATGTTTAACTTCTTGTCTG CTGCCTTTGGGAAAGCATTTTCACCTGTGAAAAGTGACATAAATGGAAACATCGAG AAACTGCAGAAGAAATTCGAGATGGACAAGGAATTATTTGTTACCTTAAATGCCATGCTAGACGATGAGCTAGCAAACAAGAAGACTGATCTTGCCAAAATTGGAGGACTTTGGTTAATGAG AGGGTTAAGATTTCTGCAGAAATTCATGCAGTTATTGATTGAGGAGTATAGAGAAGGAAGTAAAGAGGAGAACATGAAACAGATCATAACAGCTGCATATGAAACTACTCTAAAGAAATACCATGGATTTATTGTCAAAAAGGTGTTTTCT GGAGTGTCAAGTTTAGCACCATACAGAAAAGATTACTTATTGAAGATGGCATTTGGAAAGGAAGGATTAGAGGAACAG GTTATAAATGACATGGCGGTCTACTTAGAGACGATGGATCCCTTACTAGATGCCTTGGGCCAGCTGTTCAAAGACAAAGGACTTGACACAGATGATAAAGTGTAA